The Meles meles chromosome 12, mMelMel3.1 paternal haplotype, whole genome shotgun sequence genomic sequence TCTTCCCTGGTCCAAAAAGTTTTACAGCTTAATGTTCAGAAGCAGGGggaatattaattttaaagagtCAACATTTTGCAAACATTCTTGGAGGAAGTCTGCTCTTGGTTTTGAGCAAACATTTCAGTGAGCATGTTTGCCCAAAGGAAACACCAAAATTCTGTTCTGACGTTAAGTTTCTTAACactggaagtttttattttaatttttaataccaTGTCAAGAAATTTTGCAGACAATGggtgcccgggtgactcagtgggttaaagcctctgccttcagctcaggtcatgatcccagggtcctgggattaagccccgcatcaggctctctgctcgctggagagcctgcttcctcctctctctctgcctgcctctctgcctacttgtgatctctatctgtcaaataaataaataaaaatctttaagaagaaaaaagaaattttgcagaCAAGTGCAGAACTTTAGTTAGTGCAGCGTTGTATCTCTGTGAAATTGATAATGTCACCTGTGTTTAAtgtaaatcttttatttttccttcaactgagccccagaggggagggtggtgtcTGGCTCCAAGTTTTGAGGACATTCCTAAAGTACTCCTACATGAACAAGGAAAGATGTCAGGTTGGGGACATCCAAGGAAAGAGAGGACGTATCCAAATCTCCCAGGTAGGCGCATGacctctggactccaggaacatTAATATTGGCCACATCCAAATGCATTCTTTTTCACATTGTAGTTTCTCTTTGTTCCCTCTAAGTCTTGATAAAAGTCTAGAGCCTGGACTTGGCTGTGCTTTGGGGAAGCAAGGAAAGGGCTTCAGTCTCCACCAGCCTTAGGGAGCACAGAGAGGACAGTAGCCACCCAGAGAAGATGGGTTAAAGGATGGCAAGGAGTCATTGTCAGAATCTCTTGGGGCTGCAACCAGCTGGGTCATGACTGACTACCCATGCAGATCACTTGTACATGTAAGCAAACACACCTCAGAATCCCCCAAACATAATGGGGTAAGGAATTAGGTGATAAGACTATGCTCTGTAGAAGCAATCACACAAATGCTGAACACTGAACCTTGACTCCAACTTACCCTACTTCCCCTATTTTGCCCACATTAAAATCGGTCCCCTCCTTTCTATAACATACGCTAAACAACTTCAACCAATCCCTGGGATTTGGAGTTTCCATACATTTTAAGATTTACCTGAGAGTTTATAAGTATGTCCAATTTTCTATCACTTTTTCAGAGGAAGTTCGTTCAAAGAGCCTGTCCTGACCTTTGTTTCCTGCTTTCAATGCAATCATAAGGACAGCAACTAAAAATTTATAATGTCTGTTCAACTTCCAACTTGCGTATTtgctaaatttttataaattttgttgtGAAATAttgtgaagtttttgtttttgttttaaagattttgtttacttatttgagagagagcatgagtgcagggtggggggcagagagaggaagagggagaaggagaagcagactccccactgagcagggagtctgacatgggcctttatctcaggaccccaagatcatgacctgtgccaaaggcagacgcttaactgactgagccacccaggcgccccttgttgtgAAGTTTAGATAAGTTTCAATGATTGATTCCAATTATCTATCTGACTTTTGGTCTTTAAAGAATGCTATTAAATAGCTAAGCATAATTACCCCCTACCTAAATCATGATTCCCTTATACTTGAGAAGCTAGTAAAACTATGTGATGCTTTTCAGCTTTTGGCCTAGTCCCCATCACATGTGCAGTTAGGAAGGTCACCCCTTCTGTTCTCCACTGAAGTGCTTCTCACTGGAAATACTTCACATCTTTTTCAAAGTCTCTAAGCACAGGTTTATATGTGGGTAAACTTACCCAGTTTTACCCTTATCATCACAGCTCTTGGCTGACCACCATTTAATGTTCTAATTAGATGGTGGTCTAGGAGTGTTTTCACCATGCATCCTGACCTTCTGGCATAAAACACTTTGAGATTTGGCTACCAATAACTCTCATGACCTGGAATCTTACATAACTGAAGTCCTGAGTTTGGATTTTTGCCCTTAAGTTTAGTTTTGTTCCAGCAAAAGTAATTAATATAAGCTTCTTTAAGGCTGAAGTCAGGtcttaccattcttttttttttttttaacttatttgacagagagagatcacaagcaggcagagagtcaggcagagagagagaggaggaagcaggctccctgccgagcagagagcccgatgcgggacttgatcccaggaccctgggatcatgacatgagctgaaggcagaggctttaacccactgagccacccaggcactcagatcttaccattcttttttctgttcttttctgctCATGTAGGCCAGGCAGTTAGAAGAGGAATTCAGCAAATGTATTTTCAGGGACTGATGCTCAGGAACGTCCCTGAGACTCAGAACACTCAACCTGTAGCAACACTGCAGCCAAGCAAGGTTTTGGCAAGTGGCATCCATAGAAGTTACCCTCGTATTTTAAGGTTCCCTCTGGTTAAGTCCTTCATTTggtcaacatttactgagcacccacaATGAGCTGAGGTCTCTGCCTCAGCTGCCTGCCACTCCATGATGTCAAGGTATAATAGGGGAAAAGGCACTTTCATCGGTAATGATTACACAGTGTGGTAGGTTCATGATAGCAGTAAGGCATCCCTCTGTAAGGCTTTTGTTTCGTTAGAGTCACTGAGGAAGAAGCCATTATCTGGGCACTTAAAAGACATATTGACCATCTTTCTAGTCACTTTTTTGTACTGAAGGAAGGGCTCATGAGACAGTGGGGAACGTAGATTCAGTTGGATGTTGGGTGGAACAAAGGTTGCTAGGTCTGGAATAGAACTCTTTGGGGTCTGTTTCCTCATGCAGAAGATGGGAGGTCTCATAGGACGGGAGGTAGGATAAAATTAAGACAACAAATGTAAAGTGTTTAGCACAGTGTCTCGTTCTGAATGGGTCATGTTTTTATGTAGGTACTTCTGCTGTCTTTATAATTAACTACCTTCCAAAGCTCTGGTCCTTTAGACAGTCACTCAACAATAAATTAACTTAAAAGAATTGAGAATTAAACAGAAtcaaaaaggttgaaaataggagtgcctgggtggcttagtgggttagaacctctgccttcagctcgggtcatgatcccagcatcctgggatggagtcccgcatggggctctctgcttggcaggaagcctgcttcctcctctctctctctctgcctgcctctctgcctactcgtgatctctgtcaaataaataaataaaatctttttttttttttaaaagtagaaaatagaaaatgagcaCTAGTCAAGATCATCTCTTGGCCAGATTGCCCACCCCTGTCACCCGGAACCAGGGTGATCATACTGCCATGAATTGAATGGAGAACCACAAAATGGAAGGAGACCCAGGTAATAGGCCACATAAAGCCCAAAGTGATACCGTTTGAAAAcaggtatttatttactttttaatttaaatcttttcATTTCATGGATATACTTCACAGAGCAATTAGAACAATAAACATAGAAACTACTTTCCTAACATAATGTGTAGTTATAAGTGGGGTGAAAAACCTGGACCCTAATAGATATAAACGTTTAATACTGTATATCCAACACAGTCGATGCAAGATGACATTCCCTAAAAAACAGTTAACTCAAAACTGGACCTACTGAAGACAAAATATTGAGCTGAAAGTTTCATGagagaattttaatttaaataaaatttcacaaaatatgataatgaaatattaaaatatttttataaatgatttcatCTATGTATATGTAATCAATGAGTACATTGAAGAAGAAAAGCCCTTCCTTGCACAGTTGTACATTTCATAAGACTGTGGAGTCCCTCTTAGGGCCACTGCTGCCATCGGTGTGCACTTCATATTTCCTCCACTGAACCTCCATTCCAGCTAGTGTTTGGGTATTGGCTATATTAGACTTCTTCCTATCACTACTTATTTCTTCCCTCTACTTCTTCCTCTACTTggcctccttccttttcttgtaCAGCTTCTTCTTCAGTATCTTCTAGAGCCTCTTGTGAGCACTGTGATATCTCCTTTCCAGCCCCAACACTGGCACCAATAATCAGACTTAAAAATATTGCCACAAGAAATAAGGGAAATATGTACAATAGATTGCCAAGACTTTTGCTTTCAAATTTATTCTCACTGCCTCTGCCAAAACTACCATGATGAGAACTAAGACCTCTAGTTTCATCTTCACTTACATTTCCATCATCTGGCTTGCCGGGGGGACCACTGTCCACACTACCCCCATTTCCTGAAACTTTGCAGTCAGGGGGTGCATAGCCCTCCTCACAATGGCAGTGCCTTAAATTGTTGCAGACTCCTCTCCCATTACACATTTCTTGAGGTTCACAGTCGTACTTGAGCACAGCACGATCAATGCAGGAGTAGTTCATGCAGATTTTGTTTGGGGCACAAAGGGTGCCAGTGTCCACATCTCCATCATCAGGGATATCAGTAATGTTATAGACATCCATGCTCCAGCACCAGTCATCATTGTGAGCTACTTGAATCAGAGTATGGTGGGGTTTGATTGGTGGAACCTGTGTAATATTTGTACATATAAGTTTCCCACAAAATATATTCTCATCAGTGCACTTAACGTATCTAGGGACAGCAGCAGTAGGACAGCCACAGTTTCCAAACCGGTTCCCTTTCGTGTTCATGGAAATGTAACAGTTTTCTGGGGCTGACTTTGCAGGTGACCCATATATATCCATGCACTGAGTATCAGGGTTCCTGCACCGGCCCATAAAACAATAGTGAATTATATCACACGATGTACCATCTTGCTTATAGTGGTCcctgggacattctccagaagtACCATCACAATACTCTGGGAGGTCACACTCCCCAAGAGCAGAACGACACATGAAACCCTTATGTCTCCACTGGCAATTAAAAGAGCACAGTCCATCACTACACTGTGCATGCTCATTCAGCCTACATGTTTGGTCACAGCACGGGTTATTACCACAGTCAGGTCCACAGTCACACTCCTCATTCACCTCCAACACACCGTTTCCACACGAGGCTTGCCTACGCAGGCGACCTTGGGGCCGGGGCTTGTTAAATAGGCAGGCCCCTTTGTGTTCCCGGAGGAACTGGTAGAAGTGGTCAGAACTGCAGTTGCTGAAGCCACTTTCTTTAGTGATGTTTTCACGCATGAGGCAAAAGCGTTTATCTTTACAAGTGCAGGCCGAGTGGTCGTGCTGAATACCCAAGTTGTGCCCAAGCTCGTGGGCCACGAGCGCCGCAAACAGGAGGACATCTTCATGGTGGAAGGATTCAACAGCGGCTGCAAAGCCTCTTG encodes the following:
- the LOC123954383 gene encoding disintegrin and metalloproteinase domain-containing protein 1a-like, which produces MRQAVTCATEQMKLCKGNKSDVKVEFSLKPMVREGEEPIREEDLDTGGLTRHRHVEALFGLLLFFSAKGTAATDGHRPHTINRFPTATSVAASLRQSASSSSSLQKYQVAAYEAGRELPAWAPQMKGWRRAPEVPGPSCVRLGIMLVLVLIFLPGLYCDPGSVYYASYETVIPKSLTVKGREDPGEKASSYTLLMQGQKQVIQLKVKRDYFVNNFPVFSYHSGVLRQEVPFISHDCHYEGYIEGVPGSFVSLSTCSGLRGILIKEGKPYGIEPMDSSEQFEHVLYTMAPQARVSCGVTSKGSQVVSTSRQQGSRKPRRLQALPSFWSHTKYVEMFVVVSNQRFQTWGGNVDETVQRVMDITALANIFTRGINTEVVLAGMEVWTEGDLIEVPADLRVTLRNFNSWRQEKLFPRVKHDVAHMIVGHHPEDHVGQAFLNGACSRGFAAAVESFHHEDVLLFAALVAHELGHNLGIQHDHSACTCKDKRFCLMRENITKESGFSNCSSDHFYQFLREHKGACLFNKPRPQGRLRRQASCGNGVLEVNEECDCGPDCGNNPCCDQTCRLNEHAQCSDGLCSFNCQWRHKGFMCRSALGECDLPEYCDGTSGECPRDHYKQDGTSCDIIHYCFMGRCRNPDTQCMDIYGSPAKSAPENCYISMNTKGNRFGNCGCPTAAVPRYVKCTDENIFCGKLICTNITQVPPIKPHHTLIQVAHNDDWCWSMDVYNITDIPDDGDVDTGTLCAPNKICMNYSCIDRAVLKYDCEPQEMCNGRGVCNNLRHCHCEEGYAPPDCKVSGNGGSVDSGPPGKPDDGNVSEDETRGLSSHHGSFGRGSENKFESKSLGNLLYIFPLFLVAIFLSLIIGASVGAGKEISQCSQEALEDTEEEAVQEKEGGQVEEEVEGRNK